From the Oxyura jamaicensis isolate SHBP4307 breed ruddy duck chromosome Z unlocalized genomic scaffold, BPBGC_Ojam_1.0 oxyZ_random_OJ67939, whole genome shotgun sequence genome, the window CGCctgctaagctttcttatcactatAAGCATATCTCAGTACTGCATCCCCTCcttctaaacaatgtaactctgcaaaaacaacatttctattcccaCAGCCCGGCGCCGAAAGAAACCACATACCTACTTTATAACTAATTTGCTTTGAGCTGTAGAGTTCTTCCACGAATCACTTCCCCCGCCGTACTGCTGGCGCGGAACTCCCGGCCCCCTCCAGTCTCCGCCATGCTTCCCCCGGAAGCCTGGTGGGCCCAGCCCTTCCCCGTCTCCTTCCCCgttcccccctccccgtcccctcccggTCCCTCCTCTCCGCGCCGGCGCAGCCGACCAGGGGGCGGCGGGGTCTCGTCGGGGCGGTCCCGGGGCGGCGTGGGCTGCAGCCATGGGGGTGGCGGGGCCGTGGGCGCTGCGGGCCGGTCTGGTGGTGGGGGCTTTGGCCTTGCTGCTGCAGGGTCTGCGGGGCTGGCTGGCCTGCAAGAGGTACGAGTTCCAGCCCGCAGAGATCGCCCAGCTCGCCCGGCACCACGCGGGTACGTGAGGATGGGGGCACGGCACGGGAAGCGGAACCCAGAACGTGGCCGGGAAGGGCTGGCCCCATAGGGCACGGGTGTGGGGTcacagctggggagggctgcATAACGCTGGGGCAGGGTCTCAGTCGCCTTGCCGGGGCCCTGCTCGCTGCCCCATAGGCGGTGTAGGGCTGGAGTGCTCGGTGCTGCACGGCCCCGTCACCaaacagcagggctgggggctgggaggaggagagattTCACACAGGGAGACCCCCCCGAGGGACACGCTGGGACCCCATGGCTGGGAATGGGGTTGCAGGGGGGGCTGTCAGAGCTCACTCCATGCCAGGTACTCATATCTTCCCCGGTGTGCCGCAGGGCTGGACCATGAGCTAGCTTTCTCCAAGATCATTGTGGAGCTGCGGAAGAAGCACCCGGGCCACATCCTGCCCGACGAGGACCTGCAGTGGGTGTTTGTGAATGCAGGCGGCTGGATGGGCTCCATGTGCCTGCTGCACGCCTCCCTCACCGAGTATGTGCTGCTCTTCGGGACGGCCATCGACACCGGGGGCCACTCAGGTATGTGGGGATAGGGGAGTTCTCCAAGGTCTATtagccctgctcctgctggcactATCCTTCCCCTAGGGCTGGCATCCTTCCTGTTCCCAGCAGGGATGTGCTGAGCCAGTGCTATGCCCTCCTGCAGGTCGGTACTGGGCGGATATCTCCGACACCATCATCTCGGGGACCTTCCGGCAGTGGAAGGAGGGGAGCACCAGAAGTGAGATCTACTATCCCGGTAAGCACACGGAGGGGGCTGTCACAGAGCCTCCTCCCTCCAGCTGGCACAAGCCAGGAGCTCGGGATGGGGTGCCCCACGTCCC encodes:
- the LOC118158687 gene encoding sigma non-opioid intracellular receptor 1-like isoform X1; the encoded protein is MGVAGPWALRAGLVVGALALLLQGLRGWLACKRYEFQPAEIAQLARHHAGLDHELAFSKIIVELRKKHPGHILPDEDLQWVFVNAGGWMGSMCLLHASLTEYVLLFGTAIDTGGHSGRYWADISDTIISGTFRQWKEGSTRSEIYYPGDTIVHQAGEATSVQWSAGTWMVEYGRGFIPSTLAFALADTLFSTQDFVTLFYTLHVYAKGLLLEANAFISTLGC